The proteins below come from a single Chitinophaga pinensis DSM 2588 genomic window:
- a CDS encoding outer membrane beta-barrel family protein, with translation MQKIVSLCLGMMLTFLSIVHAQQPGQKPAENGSLYGKLVDATTNAPVEYASVALLRAADSSVATGMLSKPNGDFNFPEIPLGKYIMKVNFIGYGTVYKTISITGKNNSVDIGNIKLSANVRSLAGVEIVSEKPSFQMAIDKRVFNVDKNISNVGGTATDVLKQVPSVNVDIDGNVSVRNGSPTIFVDGRPTTLTLDQIPADAIASVEVVTNPSAKYDAEGVSGILNIVLKKNRKAGINGQVTGGLSSIGGGNVGADLNIRREKYNLSLSYNLRSRQGNARSHLFRKNIGADTTTFLDQYNEGENGRRFQFGRVGFDWFMDNRNTFTIAQGIMAGDFKDNSDLTLYDLDANRNQVRYGTGIDNSNHNFRNYSTQIGYKHTFAKQGHELTADFNYNYATSKDNSDYSLQYYSLGHQPIDSPNIPQARYGRGAGNTTYITGQIDYVNPLTENSKIEAGLRTTTRKFNNELTTMGRDFTTGRDVLDSSLSNDYRYSETINAAYASYSGTIGNFGYQGGLRAEQSFYDGETRVLSKSSYKIDYPISFFPSLFLSQKFKGDHELQLNYSRRVRRPWFRDLLPNLEYTAQSANRGNPALRPEFTNSFELSYLKDFNRKHNVLVSLYFRNTEKAITDFYTDTTLNINGQDQKVVLSYPVNANTRNAYGAEFTVRNQIMKGWDITTNLNLAQQKINAGNLQSNLTNQGFIWFGKVNSNTKLPWNTTLQLTGNYESKQILPQGERAAQYSADVALRREFLKKKNLVVSLALNDIFNTDRNLSFTNTAFSEQERYRKRATRELRLNVSYRFGKMDTKERKNGKKQDQQENNQGEF, from the coding sequence GCAACTACCAACGCCCCCGTTGAATATGCCTCCGTCGCCCTGCTCCGTGCAGCAGATTCCAGTGTTGCTACCGGTATGTTATCAAAACCAAACGGTGATTTCAACTTTCCTGAAATTCCTTTAGGTAAATATATCATGAAGGTAAATTTTATCGGGTATGGAACCGTTTATAAAACAATTTCAATTACAGGTAAAAATAATAGTGTAGATATTGGTAATATTAAATTGAGTGCAAATGTAAGATCCCTGGCGGGTGTAGAGATCGTTTCAGAGAAACCTTCTTTCCAGATGGCGATCGACAAACGCGTCTTCAATGTGGATAAAAATATTTCCAATGTGGGTGGTACCGCAACAGATGTATTGAAACAGGTGCCGTCTGTCAACGTAGATATTGATGGTAATGTGAGCGTACGTAACGGCTCTCCGACCATCTTTGTGGATGGCCGCCCTACTACCCTCACCCTGGATCAGATCCCGGCTGATGCCATCGCCTCCGTAGAGGTGGTGACCAACCCTTCCGCCAAATACGACGCAGAAGGTGTCAGCGGTATCCTCAATATTGTATTGAAAAAGAACCGTAAGGCAGGTATCAACGGTCAGGTTACCGGTGGTCTTTCTTCTATCGGCGGTGGTAACGTAGGCGCAGACCTTAACATCCGCAGAGAGAAATATAACCTTTCCCTCAGCTATAACCTGAGAAGCCGTCAGGGCAATGCCCGCTCCCACCTGTTCCGTAAAAATATCGGCGCAGACACCACGACTTTCCTGGATCAATATAATGAAGGCGAAAATGGTCGTCGTTTCCAGTTCGGACGCGTTGGTTTTGACTGGTTCATGGATAACCGCAATACCTTCACCATCGCCCAGGGTATCATGGCAGGTGATTTCAAAGACAACAGCGACCTGACATTATATGACCTGGACGCTAACAGAAACCAGGTACGTTATGGTACCGGTATCGATAACTCCAATCACAACTTCCGTAATTACAGCACCCAGATCGGCTATAAGCACACCTTCGCCAAACAAGGCCATGAGCTGACTGCCGACTTTAACTATAACTACGCGACATCCAAAGATAATTCCGACTATTCCTTACAATATTATAGTCTGGGCCATCAGCCGATCGACTCTCCGAATATCCCGCAGGCACGTTATGGCCGCGGTGCTGGTAATACCACCTATATTACTGGTCAGATCGATTATGTAAACCCGTTGACAGAGAATTCCAAGATCGAGGCAGGTCTGCGTACCACGACCCGTAAGTTCAATAACGAACTGACCACCATGGGCAGAGATTTCACGACCGGTCGCGATGTACTGGATTCTTCTCTCTCCAATGACTACCGTTATTCTGAAACCATCAATGCCGCTTACGCCAGCTACTCCGGTACTATCGGCAATTTTGGCTACCAGGGTGGTCTGCGTGCAGAACAGTCCTTCTACGACGGTGAAACAAGGGTACTGAGTAAAAGCAGCTATAAAATTGATTATCCGATCAGTTTCTTCCCAAGCCTGTTCCTTTCTCAGAAATTCAAAGGAGATCACGAACTGCAGCTGAATTATAGCCGCCGTGTACGTCGTCCATGGTTCCGCGACCTGTTGCCTAACCTGGAATACACCGCACAGAGCGCCAACCGCGGTAACCCGGCGCTACGTCCTGAGTTTACCAACTCATTTGAATTAAGTTATCTGAAAGATTTCAATCGAAAACATAACGTATTGGTATCGCTTTACTTCAGAAATACTGAAAAAGCTATCACTGATTTCTATACAGATACGACCCTGAACATCAATGGTCAGGATCAGAAAGTGGTGTTGTCCTACCCGGTGAATGCCAACACCCGTAATGCTTATGGTGCCGAGTTCACCGTACGTAACCAGATCATGAAAGGCTGGGATATCACCACCAATTTAAACCTGGCGCAGCAGAAGATCAATGCCGGTAACCTTCAGAGCAACCTGACCAATCAGGGCTTTATCTGGTTCGGTAAAGTAAACAGTAATACCAAACTGCCGTGGAATACAACCCTGCAGTTGACGGGTAACTATGAGTCCAAGCAGATCCTGCCACAGGGCGAAAGAGCGGCACAGTATTCTGCGGATGTAGCTTTACGCAGAGAGTTCCTGAAGAAAAAGAACCTGGTAGTATCCCTGGCACTGAACGATATCTTCAATACAGATCGTAACCTGTCATTTACCAATACCGCCTTCTCCGAACAGGAAAGATACCGTAAGCGCGCTACCCGTGAACTGCGTCTGAACGTGTCTTACAGATTTGGTAAAATGGATACAAAAGAGCGTAAAAACGGTAAAAAACAAGATCAGCAGGAAAACAATCAAGGAGAATTTTAA